One genomic window of Fusarium fujikuroi IMI 58289 draft genome, chromosome FFUJ_chr01 includes the following:
- a CDS encoding probable alpha-glucosidase (maltase), with protein MHSVFPKVDRAPWREASVYQIYPSSFKDSNGDGIGDIQGIISELDYIKSLGVDMVWLSPVLASPQIDMGYDISDYKDIYPPYGTMADHDSLIQSLHDRGLKYILDLVVNHTSDQHPWFKEARSSKNSRYRNWYFWRPARRDPKTGKRIPPNNWESFFSTSAWTWDDTTQEYYLHLWSSGQPDLNWENPEVVAAVHDIIRFWLDRGVDGFRMDVINYISKTPGLPDARIKKPGFLQKPTEHCACGPRLHEYLRGIGSILREYNAFSVGEMPDADPEEVLKAVGQNRGELAMAFHFDIDGLDLGTDHRFDPAVFQPTALKNVVNRWQTFMASNSGWNALHMENHDESRIVSRYASDSPPMRTISAKMLANHLAFQSGTLFIYQGQELAMVNLPREWGMDKYKDIECLNHWTLVQSYYQDDVKKQKMYRERYRQVGRDNARTPMQWNSESPYAGFMLNGSTRAEPWMSIHPDFATWNVSNMLADSQSSLNHWRSVLRFRKKHVDILVYGGFEMLNMDIEEDVIAYIRTDGTADESSHRPTKVLVVTSFSGSDICWTIPSKARDILLDMSADSGKPIINMKGLVTALGNYEGVNELTMKEGKHAIRLRPYQTLIAMI; from the exons ATGCATTCTGTCTTCCCGAAAGTCGATCGAGCGCCGTGGCGGGAAGCCTCTGTGTATCAGATTTACCCATCTTCTTTCAAAGATAGCAATGGTGATGGAATAGGAGATATCCAAGGAATTATCTCGGAGCTTGACTACATCAAATCCCTTGGGGTTGATATGGTTTGGCTGTCTCCCGTTCTAGCATCTCCACAAATTGATATGGGTTACGATATCTCTGACTATAAGGATATCTATCCTCCTTATGGTACCATGGCCGATCACGATAGCTTAATCCAAAGCCTCCATGATCGCGGTTTGAAGTACATCCTGGACCTTGTTGTGAACCATACATCGGATCAACATCCTTGGTTCAAAGAGGCTCGGTCTTCGAAGAATAGCAGGTACCGCAACTGGTATTTCTGGCGACCGGCTCGTCGGGATCCCAAAACTGGTAAACGGATACCACCAAACAACTGGGAATCTTTTTTCAGTACAAGCGCTTGGACTTGGGACGACACCACTCAAGAATACTATCTTCACCTTTGGTCATCTGGACAACCTGACTTGAACTGGGAAAACCCAGAGGTTGTGGCTGCTGTGCACGATATCATAAGATTCTGGCTCGACCGTGGTGTCGATGGGTTCCGGATGGACGTCATCAACTATATTTCGAAAACACCTGGCCTGCCTGACGCCAGAATCAAGAAGCCAGGCTTTTTGCAGAAGCCCACTGAGCATTGTGCCTGTGGACCTCGGCTGCACGAATACCTGCGTGGAATTGGATCGATACTCCGGGAATACAACGCATTTAGTGTTGGCGAGATGCCAGATGCAGATCCAGAAGAGGTTCTCAAAGCTGTTGGCCAGAATCGTGGAGAATTAGCCATGGCCTTTCACTTTGACAT AGATGGGCTCGACCTAGGCACTGATCACAGATTCGACCCAGCCGTGTTCCAGCCGACAGCACTAAAGAATGTCGTCAACAGATGGCAAACATTCATGGCATCCAACTCAGGTTGGAACGCATTGCATATGGAGAACCATGACGAAAGCCGAATAGTCAGTCGTTATGCTTCTGATTCTCCTCCCATGCGAACAATCTCAGCCAAAATGCTAGCAAACCACCTCGCCTTCCAGTCGGGAACCCTTTTCATCTATCAAGGTCAGGAACTTGCAATGGTCAATCTTCCCCGTGAATGGGGGATGGACAAATACAAGGACATCGAATGCCTGAATCACTGGACTTTGGTGCAGAGCTATTATCAGGACGACGTAAAAAAGCAGAAGATGtatagagaaagatatcGGCAGGTTGGACGTGACAACGCACGCACGCCTATGCAATGGAACTCTGAAAGTCCATATGCTGGTTTCATGCTGAACGGTTCTACGCGAGCTGAGCCCTGGATGTCCATCCACCCTGATTTTGCTACCTGGAATGTGTCCAATATGCTGGCTGATTCACAGTCCAGTCTGAACCACTGGCGCAGTGTCCTCAGGTTTCGAAAGAAGCATGTCGATATTCTTGTTTACGGAGGATTCGAGATGCTAAATATGGATATCGAAGAAGATGTCATTGCGTATATACGTACTGACGGCACTGCTGATGAAAGTTCACACAGACCGACGAAGGTGTTGGTTGTGACTAGTTTTAGTGGCAGTGATATTTGTTGGACCATTCCCTCCAAGGCACGAGATATCCTCCTTGATATGTCCGCGGACTCAGGAAAGCCCATTATCAATATGAAGGGGCTGGTAACCGCCTTGGGCAACTATGAGGGTGTGAATGAATTAACGATGAAAGAAGGAAAGCATGCAATCAGGCTAAGACCATACCAGACCTTGATTGCCATGATATAG
- a CDS encoding related to dihydrodipicolinate synthase, with product MAPQELTGILVALITPFKPDGTVDLPALDAHIQRQISAGVHGLVPGGSTGEFTALTLQERKDVLDQCVKSAAGRVPVVAGIGDLTTSGVVELAKHAAEAGAAATMIVPPFYDAPNLKQLREMFGEIYKESGLPIMYYNIPSASGVSLSPAEIAGLSDVGVKYLKDTSGNAPALTDLLFHHHNDITALNGWDTLTFYGLCAGAKGSVWGTANVLPELSVQLWNAIAVDGDLKKGRELWSKIFPVCKFLEAHHYGAGIKTGMELQGWKTGGLRKPFALLEDDERAELAQLLKDAGVKLA from the coding sequence ATGGCCCCCCAAGAACTCACAGGCATCCTAGTCGCCCTGATAACCCCCTTCAAGCCCGACGGCACAGTCGATCTCCCCGCCCTGGACGCCCACATCCAGCGTCAAATCTCCGCCGGCGTGCACGGCCTAGTCCCCGGCGGCAGCACCGGTGAATTCACAGCCCTCACCCTGCAAGAGCGCAAAGATGTCCTCGACCAATGCGTCAAGTCAGCCGCTGGCCGTGTCCCCGTCGTCGCTGGCATCGGTGACCTTACCACTTCCGGTGTTGTAGAGCTCGCTAAGCACGCTGCTGAAGCCGGAGCCGCTGCTACTATGATTGTGCCGCCGTTCTACGATGCGCCTAATCTGAAGCAGTTGAGGGAGATGTTTGGGGAGATTTACAAGGAGAGTGGATTGCCCATTATGTACTACAATATTCCCAGTGCGAGTGGTGTCAGCCTATCACCGGCGGAGATCGCTGGTCTCTCAGATGTTGGCGTCAAGTATCTTAAGGATACTTCTGGAAATGCACCTGCTCTTACagatcttctcttccatcatcacaacGACATCACCGCCCTCAACGGCTGGGACACCCTGACTTTCTACGGTCTCTGCGCTGGTGCCAAGGGCTCAGTCTGGGGAACCGCCAACGTTCTTCCCGAACTTTCAGTGCAGCTTTGGAACGCAATcgctgttgatggtgatttgAAGAAGGGACGTGAGCTTTGGTCCAAGATCTTCCCTGTCTGCAAGTTCTTGGAAGCGCATCACTATGGTGCTGGTATCAAGACTGGTATGGAGTTGCAGGGCTGGAAGACGGGAGGTTTGCGAAAGCCGTTTGCTCTattggaggatgatgagagggcTGAGCTTGCGCAGCTTCTGAAGGATGCGGGTGTCAAGTTGGCTTGA
- a CDS encoding related to ARG81-transcription factor involved in arginine metabolism, whose amino-acid sequence MPKKVERTRTFTGCRTCRSRHAKCDEAQPECGTCKRLGLACGGYGARLFWIRDDAVRPDLQQSHRGSEYRYPLFSESERRLMSDDLKGSLGKRTALALLADIDSACEKSDVGDALMKGPFGVFQSVETKELTLDTIECSPDTNTDNTSTSMYAETDGFIEEIQRTDWPDQLPEDDLDIFTHSLDQSFNINPDEMTAGDQMNMHDSMANFFVDDPMGAEGLALFSPGFISQVMGNDTTAQEDSIDPSLEASMNEVVPYPRNITSHSGLPEEAEPLLRHYRQHIAGQRSTMQAKRKSPWEIIFLPCALETFAELSLWNEASHTRSSIFYTLLAHSALQLHMSKAPNSLSADWKEIGLKNHERAQNHLRQALQHEMFGPRQASYKELLMAILAMAMTSLHNGARAFRIFLLDAERLIRLRGLANQAQNPFKSRLLHHMYTHLRVIAESISLWSEPLPESSSEIQGREQFRTFRITEEGLNMGLDPAQEKTDELGYNDIHLEVQGRWTQTLYPVIYGIPESLMTLLSQTVSLSNEKNRLETAARCNPSISEALSKHTKTLENRIWAWPSTLDPTEPVKMPTGDEDLVRHPQVRSMTLAIHQALVIYFYRRVYDMNAMILQDLVRKTLEYLEPCLSELIDDQDFATSLAWPAFVAACEAVNPDLQERALKCLGVTDDKGVYFTNRPAGVVVPLIWERRKQSGDWTTSWQSLIQESLA is encoded by the exons ATGCCAAAAAAAGTCGAGCGAACACGGACTTTCACAGGCTGTCGAACATGTCGTTCGCGCCACGCAAAATGCGACGAGGCTCAGCCTGAATGTGGAACCTGTAAGCGGCTGGGGCTTGCGTGTGGAGGTTATGGAGCAAGGCTGTTTTGGATCAGGGATGATGCTGTTCGTCCGGACCTGCAGCAGAGTCATCGGGGCTCGGAGTATCGGTATCCACTGTTCTCCG AGAGCGAGAGACGTTTGATGAGCGATGATTTAAAAGGGAGTTTGGGGAAGAGGACGGCGTTGGCGTTGTTGGCGGATATTGATTCTGCGTGTGAGAAGAGTGATGTTGGAGATGCGTTGATGAAAGGTCCTTTTGGGGTCTTTCAGTCTGTTGAAACGAAAGAGTTGACGTTGGATACGATTGAGTGTTCGCCGGATACTAATACTGATAACACATCGACGAGCATGTATGCTGAGACTGATGGTTTCATCGAAGAGATTCAGCGAACAGATTGGCCAGATCAACTGCCCGAGGATGACCTGGATATCTTCACACATTCATTGGATCAAagcttcaacatcaatcCTGACGAGATGACAGCGGGCGATCAGATGAACATGCATGATTCTATGGCAAACTTCTTTGTCGATGATCCAATGGGCGCTGAAGGATTAGCACTCTTCAGTCCAGGCTTCATATCCCAAGTCATGGGCAACGATACTACCGCGCAAGAAGATTCTATCGACCCAAGCCTTGAGGCTTCAATGAACGAAGTCGTCCCATACCCGAGAAACATCACAAGCCACTCCGGccttccagaagaagcagagccaTTACTCCGCCACTACAGACAACACATCGCCGGCCAACGCTCGACAATGCAAGCAAAACGCAAGTCTCCTTGGGAAATCATCTTTCTTCCCTGTGCGCTTGAGACATTTGCTGAGCTATCGCTATGGAACGAAGCCTCTCATACCCGCTCGTCGATATTTTACACTCTTCTTGCTCATAGTGCACTGCAACTCCATATGTCAAAAGCACCAAACTCTTTATCAGCAGACTGGAAAGAAATCGGGTTGAAGAATCATGAGCGAGCGCAGAACCATCTTCGGCAGGCCTTGCAGCATGAGATGTTTGGACCGAGACAGGCGAGTTACAAGGAACTTTTGATGGCTATCCTCGCTATGGCGATGACTTCA TTACACAACGGAGCTCGTGCATTCCgaatcttcctcctcgacgCAGAACGCCTCATCCGTCTACGCGGTCTAGCAAATCAAGCCCAAAACCCCTTCAAATCCCGTCTTCTGCACCACATGTATACTCATCTTCGTGTAATCGCAGAGAGTATATCCCTCTGGAGCGAACCTCTTCCCGAAAGCTCTTCAGAGATCCAAGGCCGTGAGCAATTCCGAACATTCCGTATCACCGAAGAGGGTTTGAACATGGGTCTTGATCCAGCTCAGGAAAAGACCGATGAGCTTGGATACAATGACATCCACCTTGAAGTTCAAGGGCGGTGGACTCAAACTCTTTATCCAGTTATCTATGGAATACCAGAGTCGCTTATGACGCTCTTGTCGCAAACAGTCTCGTTGTCTAATGAGAAGAACCGTCTTGAGACTGCTGCGCGCTGCAATCCTTCAATATCAGAAGCCCTCTCCAAACACACCAAAACTCTCGAAAACAGGATCTGGGCCTGGCCCTCAACCCTCGATCCCACTGAACCCGTCAAGATGCCAACAGGCGATGAAGATCTCGTCCGCCATCCCCAAGTCCGCTCCATGACACTCGCAATTCACCAGGCGCTGGTGATATACTTCTACCGAAGAGTCTACGACATGAACGCCATGATCCTTCAAGACCTTGTCCGAAAGACTCTGGAGTATCTTGAGCCGTGTTTGAGCGAGTTGATTGATGACCAGGACTTTGCGACGAGTTTGGCGTGGCCTGCTTTCGTGGCGGCTTGTGAAGCTGTGAATCCGGACTTGCAGGAACGAGCATTGAAGTGTTTGGGGGTTACGGATGATAAGGGCGTTTATTTTACGAATAGGCCGGCTGGGGTTGTAGTGCCGTTGATATGGGAGAGGAGGAAGCAGTCTGGGGATTGGACTACGAGTTGGCAGAGTCTTATTCAGGAAAGTCTAGCTTAG
- a CDS encoding related to nucleoside-diphosphate-sugar epimerase, with the protein MTSIFLTGASGYVGGQLLHELAQAHPEYTIATLVRDANAAETIAKAYPRVRTVVGDLDDSALVEQEASQALVVLNVASNKHIGSLQAIHRGLSKRGNGYLIQISGASLLPVKDLSSPSFKPGEPSSEVWDDLDGVSSILDLIRSHDSRVVDNYILKIAKETPFVKTALVLPPIIYGKGQGPVKQRSVQIPALSKVAIERGHAVRAGRGLAAWTNVHVADLARLFTILTEKGADGSEDENVWGEKGIYLPGVGELTWADISDRVAKAAKDQGHIDTLDVEELYKPEVDTALPAGSVFFGSNARSKPRRATEVLGWEPKETGLDEEIPRAVAEEAEARK; encoded by the exons ATGACCTCAATCTTTCT CACCGGCGCATCGGGCTACGTAGGCGGTCAGCTCCTCCACGAGCTCGCACAAGCTCATCCCGAGTACACCATCGCGACGCTCGTGCGCGACGCCAACGCAGCTGAGACCATTGCAAAGGCGTATCCGAGAGTGCGCACTGTGGTGGGTGACCTGGATGATAGCGCGCTCGTGGAACAGGAGGCTTCACAAGCTTTGGTGGTACTGA ATGTTGCGTCGAATAAGCATATTGGGTCGTTGCAGGCGATTCATCGGGGATTGTCGAAGAGGGGAAATG GTTATCTGATTCAAATCTCTGGGGCGAGTTTGTTGCCTGTCAAGGACTTATCTTCACCATCCTTCAAACCTGGTGAACCATCCAGCGAAGTCTGGGATGATCTCGATGGCGTCTCTTCCattcttgacctcatccGCAGCCACGACTCTCGCGTGGTAGACAACTACATTCTCAAAATCGCAAAGGAGACGCCTTTTGTTAAAACCGCCCTCGTCCTCCCTCCCATTATTTACGGCAAAGGTCAAGGCCCTGTCAAGCAGCGCAGCGTTCAAATCCCCGCACTCTCAAAAGTCGCGATTGAGCGAGGCCATGCCGTCAGAGCGGGTCGCGGCTTAGCAGCCTGGACAAACGTCCATGTCGCTGACCTCGCAAGATTATTTACAATTCTAACTGAGAAGGGCGCAGATGgaagtgaggatgagaatgtcTGGGGTGAGAAGGGGATTTATCTTCCCGGTGTAGGCGAGCTG ACATGGGCCGATATTTCGGATAGAGTCGCCAAAGCAGCAAAGGACCAGGGCCACATTGATACACTTGACGTTGAAGAGCTGTACAAACCAGAAGTCGACACTGCACTCCCGGCTGGTTCAGTATTCTTCGGCAGCAATGCCCGAAGCAAGCCCCGTCGTGCCACTGAAGTTTTGGGCTGGGAGCCGAAGGAGACAGGGCTCGATGAAGAGATTCCTCGGGCTGtggctgaagaggcagaggctcGAAAGTGA
- a CDS encoding probable aldehyde dehydrogenase, with product MAASIELTAPNGVKWSQPTGLFINNEFVPSSSNKTLTSIDPATEQEIATVQSADSQDIDNAVKAAKAALRHESWRDLPASDRGQLMARLADLIESKRELFATIDAWDNGKTYIETLENDLVEAVGVIRYYSGWADKTFGQTINTTPKKFAYTIRQPIGVVAQIIPWNYPLSMATWKLGPALACGNTVVIKAAEQTPLSLLVLGELIKEAGFPPGVVNIVNGLGKDTGAALVQHPLVDKIAFTGSTATAASIMGVAAKTLKNITLETGGKSPLIVFDDAELDQAVKWSHFGIMSNQGQICTATSRILVQETIYEKFIKEFIDTLNTVSKVGNQWDKETYQGPQVSKVQYERILEYIDIGKKEGATVAAGGHPLKVGDSDKGFYISPTVFTDVKPSMRVFREEIFGPVVVISTFKTEEEAVELANDTTYGLGAAAFTTNLEKAHRVAAAIEAGMVWINSSQDCDPRVPFGGVKQSGIGRELGEAGLEAYTQIKSVHVNMGNRL from the exons ATGGCTGCCTCAATTGAACTCACAGCTCCTAACGGAGTAAAGTGGTCTCAACCAACcggcctcttcatcaacaacgaatTCGTCCCCTCATCAAGCAACAAAACCCTCACATCAATCGACCCCGC CACCGAACAAGAGATCGCAACAGTGCAATCCGCAGATTCTCAAGACATCGACAACGCCGTCAAAGCAGCCAAGGCCGCACTGCGCCATGAATCATGGAGAGATCTCCCCGCCTCAGACAGAGGCCAACTCATGGCCCGTCTCGCTGATCTGATTGAGTCCAAGCGCGAGCTCTTTGCTACAATTGATGCGTGGGACAACGGCAAGACGTACATTGAGACGCTGGAGAATGATCTCGTTGAGGCTGTGGGCGTTATTCGCTATTACTCTGGTTGGGCTGATAAGACGTTCGGCCAGACGATTAACACGACGCCCAAGAAGTTTGCGTATACAATTCGTCAGCCGATTGGTGTTGTCGCGCAGATCATCCCGTGGAATTATCCTCTGTCCATGGCGACGTGGAAGCTGGGCCCTGCGTTGGCTTGTGGAAACACAGTTGTTATCAAAGCAGCGGAACAAACGCCCCTAAGTCTTCTTGTCCTGGGCGAACTCATCAAGGAAGCTGGTTTTCCACCTGGCGTCGTCAATATCGTCAATGGTCTGGGCAAGGATACAGGCGCAGCCTTGGTGCAGCATCCGTTGGTTGACAAGATCGCTTTTACAGGGTCAACAGCCACAGCAGCGAGCATCATGGGCGTCGCAGCAAAGACACTCAAAAACATAACCCTTGAAACGGGCGGGAAATCCCCGTTGATCGtgtttgacgatgctgagctTGACCAGGCTGTCAAGTGGTCGCACTTCGGCATCATGTCGAACCAAGGACAGATCTGCACAGCGACGTCGCGAATTCTCGTGCAAGAGACTATATACGAGAAGTTCATCAAGGAATTTATCGATACACTTAACACGGTTAGCAAAGTTGGTAACCAGTGGGATAAGGAAACGTACCAAGGACCGCAGGTGTCCAAGGTTCAGTACGAGAGAATCCTAGAGTACATCGACATTGGCAAAAAAGAGGGCGCCACAGTCGCAGCAGGCGGTCACCCTCTAAAGGTCGGAGACTCAGACAAGGGATTTTACATTTCTCCCACTGTTTTCACAGACGTCAAGCCTTCTATGAGAGTGTTTCGCGAGGAAATCTTTGGCCCCGTTGTTGTCATTTCTACCTTCaagacggaggaggaggcggttGAGTTGGCGAACGATACGACTTATGGACTTGGCGCTGCTGCTTTCACGACTAATTTAGAAAAAGCTCATCGCGTTGCTGCTGCGATTGAGGCGGGAATGGTCTGGATCAACAGTTCCCAGGACTGCGATCCTCGTGTGCCGTTTGGTGGTGTGAAGCAGAGTGGCATTGGGAGGGAGCTTGGTGAGGCGGGATTGGAGGCGTATACGCAGATTAAGTCTGTTCATGTCAACATGGGAAACAGGTTGTAG
- a CDS encoding related to ankyrin 3 — translation MTAVGTAQAAAERHDKEYSFIEALALGPRESFSLVSKEALGLPSSPSSPVLPVAPSIAQVTAVTRPRTPPQKKQIVPVSSQVHVASPIKSPTAPSPSQKKAPSVATNTTAPKSLTSKKSSAMANSTKAQSACLELCHKTTALGDRISVRMLEYLTMVTKQPHGLDTLAHDFLDTCEILFSIEAGLGECIRNQQTFPGDVISELSKKFRVTQADFQLLDQMLGKFLENERKGAMGRMRRGWGRIFGDNDIEKMISALGRTRESLRMSALMFQWSLGNEKIENELGIGYTGLAAALDRMDTRAGMAPRSKLSDHGGSQYRPSSASQHRGVEGHGSMSMASQPPLPPLPWTERSSSMREDTLAASLHQADARSFTGHHHTTASSIASNERYHSGTTGTFDRMSTFDEHHEARSQHTAVSDSEVSLEELSGLDLNGGTKVVRLKADPFSMPRWNPRNTVGADAANLKSALLTAVRGKNHKLIEQLLDRGVSPNTGPDHLALKEAVLNSDAEAVRLLLLFGADPNGTDRDGVTPLFAAVEKSFLAGAVPLLKYGADPRFAMGEDNETPLAAACIANKVNFAHLLLIYGGDPNQLTATGETLLSSAINKKTPKKFIDLILDYGADPDLKSREGKTALFEAIQNSRVDIVNSLLDHGANPNLPGPKHMLWPATYQSACLQVLLAHGADPKKAPGIMELAVSVNNIESVKVLLNAKVDPNQKKDGVYTPLCTSIRDNRPDIFHLLLANKADPNVPASEYPAFKCITHNRLQFLPPLVDAGVNLSSPKGIVETAVSVNNMEALTWLLEKGMNPNDKNPKGHSPLTTAIRENRVEMVDFLLSHGADPNVRGQDWPVCMAVRNPPVLKRILSVLAEPRAFKGVMEMAVVANQLESVKLLLAAGVSVEDKNGGVFSPLTSAIREDRKDIVWFLINEGGADINAPGEHLPVVKALRRYRGDSEILDFLLEHGADPNKVYRGWNGVMQAVENGDEGILRLLGEKAGFDLDVKDELDRSVTEIAASRGWEEAVQILKEYAITKSA, via the coding sequence ATGACCGCCGTGGGAACCGCTCAAGCTGCTGCAGAGAGACACGACAAGGAATACTCTTTCATCGAAGCCCTTGCTCTAGGTCCCCGCGAGTCCTTCTCCCTCGTATCAAAGGAAGCTCTTGGCCTGCCCTCGTCCCCGAGCAGTCCTGTCCTCCCCGTCGCCCCATCCATCGCACAGGTCACAGCCGTCACACGACCTagaactcctcctcagaagaagcagatcgTCCCTGTGTCCTCGCAGGTCCACGTCGCTAGTCCTATCAAGAGCCCTACTGCGCCTAGCCCGTCGCAGAAGAAAGCTCCCAGCGTCGCCACCAACACTACCGCCCCGAAATCGCTGACCAGCAAGAAGAGCAGCGCCATGGCCAACTCGACCAAGGCGCAAAGCGCCTGCCTAGAGCTATGCCACAAGACCACGGCGCTCGGCGACCGCATCTCGGTGCGCATGCTCGAGTACCTCACCATGGTGACCAAGCAGCCGCACGGCCTCGACACCCTCGCCCACGACTTCCTCGACACGTGCGaaatcctcttctccattgAGGCCGGGCTCGGCGAGTGCATCCGCAACCAGCAGACCTTCCCCGGCGATGTCATCTCAGAGCTGAGCAAGAAGTTCCGCGTGACGCAGGCCGACTTCCAGCTGCTGGACCAGATGCTCGGCAAGTTCCTCGAGAACGAGCGCAAGGGCGCCATGGGCCGTATGCGCCGTGGCTGGGGTCGTATCTTTGGCGACAACGACATCGAGAAGATGATCAGCGCCCTTGGACGCACGCGCGAGAGTCTGCGTATGAGTGCGCTCATGTTTCAATGGAGTCTGGGcaatgagaagattgagaatGAGCTCGGTATCGGCTACACTGGTCTCGCTGCTGCCCTCGACCGCATGGATACCCGTGCTGGTATGGCACCTAGATCGAAGCTCTCTGACCACGGTGGTTCGCAGTACAGACCTTCTTCTGCGTCGCAACATCGTGGTGTGGAGGGACATGGCTCCATGTCGATGGCTTCTCAACCCCCATTGCCTCCCCTCCCCTGGACGGAGCGATCGTCGTCTATGCGCGAGGACACCCTCGCTGCCTCACTGCATCAGGCGGATGCTCGTTCGTTTACCGGTCACCATCACACCACTGCTAGTTCAATCGCCTCCAATGAGCGTTATCACTCTGGTACTACCGGTACATTCGACCGCATGAGCACATTTGATGAACACCATGAGGCACGGTCGCAACACACCGCCGTATCAGATAGTGAAGTCTCACTCGAGGAGCTCTCGGGTCTCGATCTCAACGGTGGCACAAAGGTCGTGCGACTCAAGGCCGATCCCTTCAGCATGCCCCGCTGGAACCCGAGAAACACCGTCGGCGCCGACGCAGCCAATCTCAAGTCCGCTCTCCTCACCGCCGTGCGTGGCAAGAACCACAAACTTATTGAACAACTCTTGGATCGTGGTGTATCCCCCAATACTGGCCCTGACCATCTCGCTCTTAAGGAAGCTGTTCTCAACAGCGACGCCGAGGCCGttcgcctcctcctcctctttggcGCTGATCCCAACGGCACTGATCGCGATGGTGTAACACCGCTCTTCGCCGCTGTGGAAAAGTCTTTCCTCGCTGGTGCCGTTCCCCTCCTCAAGTACGGCGCTGATCCTCGCTTCGCTATGGGCGAGGATAACGAGACTCCCCTCGCTGCTGCTTGTATCGCCAACAAGGTCAACTTTGCTCACCTGCTTCTCATCTACGGCGGTGACCCTAATCAATTGACTGCTACTGGCGAGACGCTCCTCAGCAGCGcgatcaacaagaagacgcccaagaagttcatcgatctcatcctcgactACGGCGCGGATCCCGATCTGAAGAGTCGCGAGGGAAAGACTGCCCTGTTCGAGGCCATTCAGAACTCGCGCGTCGACATCGTCAACAGCCTTCTCGACCATGGCGCAAACCCCAACTTGCCTGGTCCCAAGCACATGCTCTGGCCCGCCACCTACCAGAGCGCCTGTCTGCAAGTCCTCCTTGCCCACGGCGCCGACCCCAAGAAGGCACCCGGTATCATGGAGCTCGCCGTCAgcgtcaacaacatcgaatCAGTCAAGGTCCTCCTCAACGCAAAGGTCGACCCCaaccagaagaaggacggCGTCTACACACCCCTCTGCACATCTATCCGCGACAACCGCCCTGACATCTtccacctcctcctcgccaacaaggCGGACCCCAACGTCCCTGCCAGCGAGTATCCCGCCTTCAAGTGCATCACGCACAACCGTCTTCAATTCCTCCCCCCTCTTGTTGACGCCGGCGTGAATCTCAGCTCTCCCAAGGGCATCGTCGAGACTGCTGTCAGTGTTAACAACATGGAGGCGCTCACATGGCTGCTGGAGAAGGGAATGAACCCTAATGATAAGAACCCCAAGGGTCACTCACCGTTGACGACTGCTATCCGCGAGAACAGGGTCGAGATGGTGGACTTCTTGCTCAGCCACGGCGCTGATCCTAATGTCCGTGGTCAAGACTGGCCCGTATGCATGGCCGTCCGCAACCCCCCGGTGCTCAAGCGCATCCTCTCCGTGCTCGCCGAGCCCCGTGCCTTCAAGGGCGTCATGGAGATGGCCGTCGTCGCCAACCAGCTCGAGTcggtcaagctcctcctcgcAGCCGGCGTGTCAGTCGAGGACAAGAACGGCGGTGTCTTCTCACCCCTCACATCCGCCATCCGCGAAGACCGCAAGGACATCGTGTGGTTCCTTATTAACGAGGGCGGCGCCGACATCAACGCGCCCGGCGAGCATCTCCCCGTCGTCAAGGCCCTGCGCCGGTATCGCGGCGACTCCGAGATTCTCGACTTCCTGCTCGAGCACGGCGCTGACCCCAACAAGGTGTACCGTGGGTGGAACGGTGTCATGCAGGCTGTTGAGAACGGCGACGAGGGTATCCTTCGTCTTCTGGGTGAGAAGGCTGGGTTCGATCTTGATGtgaaggatgagcttgacCGAAGTGTCACTGAGATTGCTGCTTCGCGAGGCTGGGAGGAGGCAGTCCAGATTCTGAAGGAGTATGCCATTACAAAATCTGCTTAA